The DNA segment TTTTCGGTCAATTCTTCGATTTCCGCTTTCGATAAAAAGGTAAAAATCTTGATGTATTTTTCGGCATCCACATCAGAAGTATTCAACCAGTATTGGTAAAATTTATAAGGAGAAGTCCTCGCTGCATCCAACCAAATATTCCCGCCTTCGGATTTTCCAAATTTGGTTCCATCGGCTTTTGTTATCAAAGGACAAGTCAAAGCATAAGCTTTTCCTCCTGCGATTCTACGAACTAATTCGGTTCCCGTGGTGATATTTCCCCATTGGTCTGAACCGCCCATTTGCAACGTACAACTTTTATCTCTGTACAAATGCAAGAAGTCGTATCCTTGAACCAATTGATAAGTAAACTCCGTGAAAGACATTCCTTCGGCAGCTTCAGACGACAAACGTTTCTTTACAGAATCTTTCGCCATCATGTAATTTACGGTAATATGCTTGCCCACATCACGAATGAATTCCAGAAAAGAAAAATTCTTCATCCAGTCGTAATTATTCACTAATTCGGCCGCATTTGCCGCATCGGAAGTAAAGTCCAGAAAACGGGACAATTGTCCTTTTATGGCTTCTTGATTGTGGCGCAAAGTGGCTTCGTCCAATAAATTTCTTTCATTCGATTTTCCGGATGGATCGCCAATCATTCCTGTCGCACCACCCACTAACGCCAATGGTTTGTGTCCAGACAACTGAAAATGTTTCAGCAACATCACGCCAACTAAATGTCCTATATGCAATGAATCGGCAGTTGGGTCAATCCCCACATATGCCACACGCATTTGTTCCATCAAATGTTCTTCTGTGCCCGGCATAACATCGTGGAGCATTCCTCTCCAAGTCACTTCTTCAATAAAATTTTTCATCTTTAAAATCAATTTTGGCAAAGATAAAATTTAATGTTGATTCGGTTAATTGTTTATTCGGTTAATTGAAAAAAAAATCGTAATTCGTAACTCGTAATTCGTAAATTCGCAAGATGGTTTTAGTCACGGGAGGAACAGGTTTGGTGGGTGCGCATTTATTACTTCATTTAATTGAAAATGGAGAAAGCGTTCGTGCCATTTATCGAAATTTGGATGCTATTCAAAAAACGAAAGACCTTTTTTCTCTTTATAAAAAAGAAGCCTTATTCGAAAAAATTGACTGGATTCAAGCCGACATTACCGATGTTCCGTCTTTAGAACTTATATTCGAAAATATCGAATACGTCTACCATTGTGCCGCTTTAATTTCATTTGACCCAAAAGACGAAGATTTACTTCGAAAAACCAATATCGAAGGAACGGCAAATATGGTCAATTTTTGCATTGCCAAAAACGTAAAAAAATTGTGTTTCGTGAGTTCTATTTCAGCTCTGGGCGACTTGAAAGAAAACGAAAAAATCATTACCGAAGAAGCCGAATGGAATCCAGAAAAACCCCACAGTGATTACGCCATTTCAAAATATGGCGCCGAAATGGAGATTTGGCGAGGCCAGCAAGAAGGATTGGAAACGGTAATTGTAAATCCCGGAGTCATTCTTGGACCCGGTTTCTGGAAACAAGGAAGCGGATTGCTTTTCAAGAAAGTGGCCAACGGATTGACCTTTTATACCAAAGGCACAACCGGATTTGTTGCAGTTCCTGACGTAGTTCGAATGACGGTAGAATTGATGAAAAATGAACATTCCAACGACAGGTTTACGCTGGTTGCAGAAAACATTACCTTTCAAGACTTGTTGAATTCCATTGCAGATTCCTTAAAAGTAAAAAGACCTTTAATGCATGCAAACCCACTTATGGTGACTTTAGCCTACAAAATAGATTGGTTTTTGTCGAATGTTTTGGGGCAAAAAAGAAAGCTGGATCGAGCTACAGCCAAAGCTTCTTATTCAAGAAACTACTATTCAAATGAAAAAATAAAAACTGCTTTGCAAACTGAATTTTTAGACATTCATCAGTACATTAAAGACATTTCGAAATTATAAATATCCTCCTTTAGTTTGTTAATTGAGTACGTCTTTGCTTTTCTAAAAGCTTTCTTTTTTCTTGTAAGCGTATTTTATTTAACGAATCTCTTGTTCTCTCCATTTTAAGCTTTGCTGCTTTTTCGGGATCAGTCTTTTTTATTTTGGAATCCTTTACTTTTTTTATAAAATCTTTTGCTTTTTTAATAGAATCAGCTTCTTTTTTAAGTTTCAGCTTTTTGTTTTTCTTTTCAAGCAAAAGGGCTTTCTTGTTTTCAACCTTGATGGCAGCTTCCGTCAAAGTTTTATCCTTCTCCAATCGCGATTTCACCTGTTCGTACATTTTCTTGTACTCCTTGTAGTCAGCCGCATAATAGATGTTGCTTTGGGCAAATTGCGTACTGTCAATTTTATATTTTTTATAAATATATTCGTTTGAATTGTTTTTAAAAGAGTCCAATAAAACCGAATTTTGGCTTCTCATGGCTCCCAAAAGCGACAAATCATACATAATATCTACCATTTTTTCTTTTTCTATAAGACGTTTAGGTTCCTTGGCCAGTTCCTTTTTACAGCTTATAAAAAAGGCTAAAATGGCTAAAAATGGCAGTATTTTTTTCATCTTTACAAACATTTATCTATCAAACAACAATCGTTTTCCGGCACGGATGTCTTTTACTTTAAAAGCAGAATAAACCAACTGTCCGTTGACGAATG comes from the Flavobacterium limnophilum genome and includes:
- the tyrS gene encoding tyrosine--tRNA ligase, with product MKNFIEEVTWRGMLHDVMPGTEEHLMEQMRVAYVGIDPTADSLHIGHLVGVMLLKHFQLSGHKPLALVGGATGMIGDPSGKSNERNLLDEATLRHNQEAIKGQLSRFLDFTSDAANAAELVNNYDWMKNFSFLEFIRDVGKHITVNYMMAKDSVKKRLSSEAAEGMSFTEFTYQLVQGYDFLHLYRDKSCTLQMGGSDQWGNITTGTELVRRIAGGKAYALTCPLITKADGTKFGKSEGGNIWLDAARTSPYKFYQYWLNTSDVDAEKYIKIFTFLSKAEIEELTEKHREAPHLRLLQKRLAEEITVMVHSKEDLENAIKASGILFGNATADDLKQLDEATFLEVFDGVPQAEIAKSEIEVGINIVAVLNEKTGFLKSNGEARRALTANSISVNREKVTEEFVLSTKDLINNQFVLLQSGKKNYFVIRVK
- a CDS encoding NAD-dependent epimerase/dehydratase family protein, with product MVLVTGGTGLVGAHLLLHLIENGESVRAIYRNLDAIQKTKDLFSLYKKEALFEKIDWIQADITDVPSLELIFENIEYVYHCAALISFDPKDEDLLRKTNIEGTANMVNFCIAKNVKKLCFVSSISALGDLKENEKIITEEAEWNPEKPHSDYAISKYGAEMEIWRGQQEGLETVIVNPGVILGPGFWKQGSGLLFKKVANGLTFYTKGTTGFVAVPDVVRMTVELMKNEHSNDRFTLVAENITFQDLLNSIADSLKVKRPLMHANPLMVTLAYKIDWFLSNVLGQKRKLDRATAKASYSRNYYSNEKIKTALQTEFLDIHQYIKDISKL
- a CDS encoding DUF4296 domain-containing protein; the encoded protein is MKKILPFLAILAFFISCKKELAKEPKRLIEKEKMVDIMYDLSLLGAMRSQNSVLLDSFKNNSNEYIYKKYKIDSTQFAQSNIYYAADYKEYKKMYEQVKSRLEKDKTLTEAAIKVENKKALLLEKKNKKLKLKKEADSIKKAKDFIKKVKDSKIKKTDPEKAAKLKMERTRDSLNKIRLQEKRKLLEKQRRTQLTN